The Aureimonas mangrovi genome contains the following window.
ATCTCCAGGAACGTTACGGTCGCGCCCTCAATGGCGCGGCGAACCGCAACGATCCCTCCGGTCCGGAAAGCTGGCCAACGCCCATGGCCGTGGTCCGCGACCCGGCGCTGACGCTGGAGGCCAAGCGATCGCTCCTCATGAACTGGGCGTGGACGGAGTACCTGATGGATCAGGCGACCAGCGAAGGGATGCCTGAAAACGGCCGGCCCACACGCCTCGGCGAGGTCGAGCAGGCGCTGCTCACGCTGGAACGCGAGGCTGCCGATCGGAACGATTCGGGCACGCGAATGGCGGCATGAGGTGAAGAGATGGATCCGTATGTCGTCTTTGATTGCCAGAAGGTTCTGCCCAACCGGTTTGCGCTGACGCTTGCCGCTGCCGCACGCAGCCGGGCGCTCGGTCGCGGTGTCGAGCCGAGGCTCGACAAGAGCGATGCCGGCGCGAGGGAGGTGGCGCTGTATGAGATCGCAGCGGGCATGTTCGCGCCTAGCGAGCTCGCAGCGTTTCTGGCGGACAGGGCGGAAGGCCATCTCTTCCGCCTGCCGATTCCGTTCCCCGGCTTTGCGGCGGCTCGAGCGAGGCTGTTGCCGCCGCATCCGCCTTCCCCTCGCGGGAGACGGTCCATTGCTGACGCAGCCCAACCGACAAGGAGGAACGGAACGATGCTGAACTCTCAGTCTTCCGATAAGCGGGCCGTGCTCGACAGCGTGAATGTGGTCGCCGGTCTCGGTCTTTTGCTGTCGCCCTGGTATCTTGGATACGCGGCCGAAACCTATGCTGCGTGGAATGCCTGGGTCGGCGGGGCCGCCATTACCCTGATCGCGATTGCTGCACTCTTCGCGTTCCATGAGGTCGAGGAATGGGCCAATCTCGGGCTTGGCCTCTGGACGGTGATCGCACCGTGGGCCCTCGGTTTCCAGGCCGTCGCCGCCCCGATGTGGGCCCATGTGATCGCCGGCCTCGCGGTCGTCATCATCGCAGCGACCAGCCTGTGGTTCACGACGAACCGTCCACTCTCGACAGCATGATTTCGTAACCGGCCCGGCCTCTCCGCCGGGCCGTCTTTTACGCCTCCGTCCGACGCCAGGCGGAAAGGAGGAAGCAACCGTCTGGTCAAACGGAGATCGCTCATGTTCAGGAAGATCCCAGCCCTGCGCCCCGCCGTCATCGCGTTGTGTGCAGCTTTTGCTTTGGCGGGAGGGCTGCCGTTCGCCGCTGTGGGGCAGACCGTGCCGGGTATCGCGGGAGAGCTTCCCACCCTTGCCCCCGTGCTGGAACGGGTCACGCCCGCCGTGGTCAACATCTCGGTCGTTTCGCAAACGCCCGGCACGTCCAATCCGCTCTACAACGACCCGTACTTCCGACGCTTCTTCGACCTTCCCGACGCGTCCCCGCCGCGGCAGCGCATGAGCGCCGGTTCCGGCGTGATCGTCGATGCGGCCGAAGGCCACGTGCTCACCAACCATCACGTGGTGGCGAACGCGCGCGAGATCACCGTCACGCTGAAGGATGGGCGCAGTATGAGCGCCGAACTCGTCGGCTCGGACCAGGCAACGGACATCGCCCTTCTGAAGATCGAAGGCAGCAATCTCGCTGCGCTGGAGATCGGCGATTCGAACCGCCTCAAGGTCGGCGACTACGTGGTCGCCATCGGCAATCCGTTCGGCCTTGGGCAGACGGTGACCTCCGGTATTGTCAGCGCGCTCGGCCGCAGCGGCATGAGCAATGACGGCTACGAGGATTTCATCCAGACGGACGCTTCCATCAACCCGGGAAATTCCGGTGGTGCGCTGGTCACGCTGGATGGCAGGCTCATCGGCATCAACACGGCGATCCTCACACCCGCCGGAGGCAATATCGGCATCGGCTTCGCGGTGCCGAGCAACATGGCGGTGTCCGTCATGAACCAGTTGATCGAGCACGGCGAGGTCCAGCGCGGCAGGCTGGGTATCGGCATCCAGGATCTGACGCCGGACCTGGCAGAGGCGCTCGGGCTCGGGGAGATCCGCGGAGCGGTGATCGGCAATATCGAACCCGGCTCGCCGGCCGAAGAAGCCGGACTGCAAGTGGGTGATGTGGTCACCGCCGTCGACGGACATCCCGTGCGGAGCGCAACGGATCTGCGAAACCGCATCGGCCTCACGCCTGCGGGCAGCGTTGTCGGCCTGACGATCCGGCGCGGCGATGCCGAGGAGACCATCGACGTCACCATTGCTGGAGATCCCGGCGCGTCCGCCGACCTGTCCGCCACGCCGCTGGATGGGGCCCGGATGAGGAATGCTTCACCCGGCGAGGCGCAGCAGGCCGGCGCTGCGGGCATCGTGGTTGAAAGCATCCTGCCCGGCAGCCCGGCGGCGCGAAACGGCCTCCGACAGGGCGACATGATCGTGACGGTGAACCGGTCACCGGTCTCGTCGCTGGCCGAACTGCGACGCGCGATCGCGGGCCAGAGGCCCGCACTGGCGCTGGAGATCATCCGCAACGGCGCCCGGCTTCTGCTGGTCGTGCGATAACGGAGCGGGGGCACGATGGACGTGAACAACAAGACGCAGTTCAACATCTGGTACTGGATCGCCGCCTTCTTCATCCTGATGGCCTTCCAGTATCTGTTCACCACGGCCACGCAGGTGGCTCAAATTCCCTATAGCCAGTTCGAGACCTATCTCGAGCAGGGCCAGATCGCCGACGTGGCAGTGTCGGATCGCTTCATCCAGGGGCGGTTCAGGGAGCCCGTCGACGGCCGGCCGATGTTCGTCACC
Protein-coding sequences here:
- a CDS encoding SPW repeat protein, encoding MDPYVVFDCQKVLPNRFALTLAAAARSRALGRGVEPRLDKSDAGAREVALYEIAAGMFAPSELAAFLADRAEGHLFRLPIPFPGFAAARARLLPPHPPSPRGRRSIADAAQPTRRNGTMLNSQSSDKRAVLDSVNVVAGLGLLLSPWYLGYAAETYAAWNAWVGGAAITLIAIAALFAFHEVEEWANLGLGLWTVIAPWALGFQAVAAPMWAHVIAGLAVVIIAATSLWFTTNRPLSTA
- a CDS encoding DegQ family serine endoprotease, which codes for MFRKIPALRPAVIALCAAFALAGGLPFAAVGQTVPGIAGELPTLAPVLERVTPAVVNISVVSQTPGTSNPLYNDPYFRRFFDLPDASPPRQRMSAGSGVIVDAAEGHVLTNHHVVANAREITVTLKDGRSMSAELVGSDQATDIALLKIEGSNLAALEIGDSNRLKVGDYVVAIGNPFGLGQTVTSGIVSALGRSGMSNDGYEDFIQTDASINPGNSGGALVTLDGRLIGINTAILTPAGGNIGIGFAVPSNMAVSVMNQLIEHGEVQRGRLGIGIQDLTPDLAEALGLGEIRGAVIGNIEPGSPAEEAGLQVGDVVTAVDGHPVRSATDLRNRIGLTPAGSVVGLTIRRGDAEETIDVTIAGDPGASADLSATPLDGARMRNASPGEAQQAGAAGIVVESILPGSPAARNGLRQGDMIVTVNRSPVSSLAELRRAIAGQRPALALEIIRNGARLLLVVR